Genomic segment of Primulina tabacum isolate GXHZ01 chromosome 11, ASM2559414v2, whole genome shotgun sequence:
ttgGATCGTTGGCGCGGGTTGCGAAGAAGAATGAACGGGCGACGAACAACCTCGGATTttgctctcaaattttcgaaaatttagtgTGTTGTTTGTGTTTTTCGGCCACTAAGAGTCTTTAGAACCCTAGGGTTTGatttataaatttcaaaattgtgTTTTAAAAAGTTAGGATTCTAGGTTTTTGGTTTGGAAACAATTAGACCCATCAATCCTAGGTAAATTAAGTCCATTAAAGCCCAATTAATTATAAAAcaaaagtttacaaaaatcgtttccaaaaataataactTTCGGGTCTTTAAAAGTCTTTCGTTTGACTAAAATCGGCTTCCCAAATAAAATAAGGCTCGAtgcgtaaaataatttggaccccaacatttttagaaaattttcattttgtttaattattttatcgagccttaaaaatattttcatcttgGTCATCCCCGATCTTTTTTCCCCGGCCTAATATTGAATATCCGGAcaaaattcttaatttcatgaaatcatgtaatttagacatttaatcatatatcctttaagtatttaaaacgatttaaataaaataaataagcaatttaaataatttacatACATGCGATTTACGTGAACtgatttttggacgttacaaagACCAACCATTTTCACAACATGGATTATGATATCCTAAGCTTCTAGCAAACTATTAGTGGTTTAATTTTTGATAAGGCATTTAAAACGCCAATTGGATGTTTATTAGAATCTTGTGGAGTGGTCAAAATTTGATACCAAACGAGTAATATGCAATCGGTGCACACAGGATTCATGGTTAAACAAAGGTCATTGAAGTATCATCGTACTTTTTCTGGAACGTACACCTAATGTAACTTTAAGCAATACAAGTCGCACAATTCAAGGGCTTTTCTTATCTTGCAAAGTCTCTAGTCTCTTTAAGCAAATACAAGTTGCACGGCACAACTTAATCAAAGCGCTAGCCTTTACATAGATTTTCAGCTATGCATGAACGGTGCCAGCAAGAACGTCGATTGAATCAAGGCCGAAGATACAACCGAAAGTCATCAGCACATTTATAACACATAGtagtttaaaaaatcataatctAAAATAACTCAGACAAATCAAATTTTACAACATTGATAGCCCAATGTAAATCAAACACCTGTATTTCTTGATTCATTTTGGTTTCTTCTTGGATGATGAAACATCATTATACATTCAATGATACACAAATATATCAACTGCACAACGTTATAGATATGGTTACCCCACTTCTATTTTCACTGTTGATCATAAACTCATTTACAATGCAATGTATGTCTCAATAGTTGATTTGGCAAGCCACAACAAACCTGGATCATTTCGCTTCAGCACTAAAAAGGTTTCGGCCTTCCCATTTCCGTCCATAACATCTTCACAGAATCCAACCATTATGAGAATGTCCATAGCAGCTGCCACAAAATTAAAGTGCATTTTAGTTTCAAACTTATAGGAGGAAAATCCTTGCCCCTTACATAATGCATGCATTGTCAAAGATATAGACAAGTAGAAATACATTGGAAAATAATCATGGCGCTAGATACAAGATATGACGCGCTATACAGCATTGATGGTATCGCGTGTAGGCTCCAACTTTAAACTTGCCAAGTTGACTCAGGTATATCCAGTCATGGTGAACTTGaagattttaaagttttaaatattCTCCATTCTTTGAATGTCAGCAAAATGAAATATCTTAAACCCTAATCTGCATGGAACATAGGGCATAATTGTGAATTGCAGAGTGGGATTCCTCCTCACTCAACCCCGGTCACAATTAAAAAGGGCTGGAGGAGATCGTTGGATGAGATTAATGGACAAAAGTGTACTATTATATTGCGTCAATTTTCATGTTGTTGGAAGCACAATAAGTATGACAGCGCATTAATGTGAATTTAAATGCAAGATGCAGTCATTACCTTTGTATCCAACAATGTTCTTTTGTATCACTGGATTAACCTGCAACAGATCAACATCACCAGCTAAGCATCATTAATAAAAGATGTTAATGTATGATGAAGGTATTAAAACATGCAAGTATTAAAATTACCTTTCTGAGTTTTTTGAACTTCAACTCATTTGGGTGTTCAATCACATTACTGCGTGTAAATTAAAATGTCAGCTCTAACACTGAATGCATAAGTTGATAGACAataattaaatgatgaaaataaaaaattaaactcaGAATTCAAGTTACACCTTATTATCTTGATTAAAGTATGTAAAATCACACCAGCTTCTGAGTGACTAACTTCATTTCTCAATAACTGAATAGCATTTTGCAGACGATCGCAAACCATGGTGACAGGGTCTTGAATTATCTGCAATTTTGGATCATCTGAATTGGACTGAACAGTTTGGCTCCTTGATGATATCTCACCAGAATCAGGCTCGGTCATTGCCACTTCCTGAGAATCATTTTGCTTAGGTTCAAAATGACAAGGGATATCTGTAGCTGCACACGTATGAGAGTCCATTTGATCACATCTCACCGTGTTCTGAAATCTCGGATAACCATCTGCTCCAGAATCATCATGTTCAGGTTCTAAAGTTTTCTGAAGTGCTCCAGGGTAGCTTGGCCCAATTCTGGCACTGGATACATCATGATTTGATTCTTCACACCCCAGAGTTTGGGGCGGAGACAAAATTTCGCTCACTTGAGAATTATCAGGATCAACTTCCATATCCGCATGGATTTCTCCTGATTCCACGTAACTTTTGAGCTCCAAGAACTCATCCTTATAATCAACATCAGTATCAGGTTCCAAAGCATTCTGATTGTGAAAGCAGACACCAGAATTAGCTATGCAAGTGAGTTTGCCAGCTATCTGAATTTTTCCATTGTGCTGCTAATGAATTCAGGTTTTAGGCAAACACCTATAAGATTTAtttacttatttatttattttgacgtACCATAGATGATCTCAGAAGTGCAGTGGATGAGTTGGCTAAACGTTGATAAGCAGCACTTGCTGAAGATGCACGAGCATCAGGAAGTATAGAAGTTCGTCCTCCAAGCTTTTGCGATGAGGTTTCATTTCGGTTAATATCAAACTCTTCTTCATATTGTACTGAATGAGTGAAACCACTCAAGGTGTGGCCCCTTGATTTAGTCCAGTCAAGAGTAGCTGCTTCCTTGTTAAGCTGATTAGAATTAAACGAAATCAAAATATACAGCAGTGACAGTATTATCTAGAAGACATGCACAACCAAGAACAAAAATTCCTCAACTCACGCACATGAAACACATAAAGAGAGGAGATTCTTGAGGGCACCAGATACAGAATAAGTTGATATTTAGTACCTGACTATCCAGCGCATAAAAATTTGCATCATGATCAGAATACACCATGTGTGCCTAAAAAGGTGCCAAAAGTACAAAGGGATTCATATGTCAGCAGTAGAAGTGAAACATAAATAAACAAAGAGCAGACCCCTAAGTTTATGTTTAATTCATTATGTTTACTTTCAGATGTGTTTTCCtgaagatttattttaaaaattgtattGGGAAATGTGATGTATGCTTGATTTGTTTTCCAGAGGAGATATTTTTGCTGCAAAATATCAAACCATGGGAGAGTATTTTGGATTATGTAATTTTTTGGTGGTTTATagagtattttaaaattttgaaagtatattttattgaattaggGTATAATATAATACTtaagttgattttgagaatGGTAAAACGATGAATTGAAAAATAATGATTGTATGTGTAATGATTGTAAATGCAATTGAAATGTAAATTGAGCGTTTCCAAAAAATAACATggttttaaaaatgaaatcaaACATAGCCTAAATTTTTTTGAACAGAAACAGAACAGATTGAAATGTAATAACATACTAGTTCATGAAGAAGAGTCTTTTTAATGCTTTCATATTTACGGAAACCATGGAAGTCATCTGTTCGAAGGCGCAGTGATATCTCTTCTCCATGATTCTTCATATAATTCAAAACCAATAACATAAGAAGTCAGAGATGTTATAAGAGAAATTAAACAGATGGACAAGCCTTGAAATTTGTGTGAGCGTAAATTAAGATAACAACAAAAGCATGTGAGAGTTTCTCATCAGGATACTCACCTTGTTGACGCCAAGTATGCATTTAGGACTTACACCAACATAACCAATTGGTGCCATCTCCGTTAAAATTCCCACTCGCCAATGATGCTTAAGATGCCCGTGAAAAGAAAACATGTTACAATTGACAAGATGTATTAAATTTTACGGAAACTCAAAAGTACTTCCAAGTGTACCTTATTCATAATTGAAACAATTCCCGGATCCGAAGCAAGCATATGTAGCAATTCCAAAGCCTTGGATGTAGGAGGATTTAACTGACATCATGACATCAGAGGTCAATTACTGAATAAAAGTACTCTGCTCAGGTTATTTCCTCAATGGTAGGAATATTGTAATTACAATAATTTCTATATGTAAAATTAAAATgcaagaaagaaagagagagaaTTAGTTAACAAGGTTAAACAGCATGGAGAAGATTGCAATATTGTATCTCAAAACACTACCCCTGCCTTCAGAATAATAGAAAAGAATTGATACCCAGTGAAAAGAACCATAAACTGTTCAAGGCATAGATATGAGGTACCAAGATTTGACATATTGTAGTTTCTCGCCATAATTATTTCAGTATAGTGGTCCATAATTTTCCACGTCATGCATGAACTTCCCAGATGATAATTGAAGTAAATTGAAATTTGGCAAAAAGTTCATCTTATCAGAAGCTCATAGTCCAATACTCCACGCAGTGCAAGCAACCAACATAAAACTACTGACATATATTGTTTCTTTAACCCATTCAAGCACATAATTGTTCGTGAAATAAGTCTAATCGTGATCAAAACAATGATTTTAGCATCTTAAGATTTAAAGCCCATGTGCATCATCACTTCATGGCGGAGTCAAGTTTCACCCTGGGCACGGATAAACCAATAGAGCGCAAAGGTAGAGAATTGGAGAGCGTATCGGCCAGTCTCATCTAAATGCCCAATGTCGATCTGAGCCGATGCGTGATCCATATCAGTAGCGCAGTCATAAGAACCAGCAAAGTTTACTCCTTTTCACAGAAATAACCAGTATTTCTATAGACGGTTTAAGAGCTTCATTCTTCCATTCATAGTCAGTTTCATTACATTTTGTTTGGAGGTTTGAGCAGATGAAAGTTTCCAATTTATAAACCCCCAAATTTTTATCCATCCAACACAGTAATGAGCGCATAGCCGAATTGCTGAAAGATAAAGAAGAAGAAATGTAAACTTTACCTCTACTCCTGGAAGACTGAGTGTTCTGAAATCACAAAAAATGTAAGGTCCTTGAGGAAGTTTATGCGTAGTATAGGGTCGGTTTGAAATTTTCCGCCTCAATCTTTTTGCTTCTTCATCAAATCCAGCAATCCTTAGGTCCACCTTTTCATTCTGTAGGACTTCATTAACCTCATCTTCTAGAACTCCCATCATTCGAACAGCCTTTCCCTGGAGAAGATAGAAGACAGCTAATGGCAATGAAATTTAAACGTGTTTGGAAGGTATATTTAGTCATTCAGTTGTATCAATGCAATCTAAACAAAATGTAAGAAAAAAGGCCAAAAGAATTGGTAAcaaaagacacgattcattctGAAAATATGCCGCATCATATTTATTAGTTTGGGTGACCCTATCTACCTTCCAATGAGCACAACCATTTCAAAAGAACTTGCTATTGCCGAGCCTGGGGACAGTAGATGCATTTAGACTTACTCTACATGAGCTCATGAGTGCAAGGTCGCAATGGATTAATTTGTAGAAACTGCTAGTACCACTCAGTGTTGGTCAAATATATTTATGGTAAAGTTATGTAATTTCACTGAAAGAAATCAAACAACACTGCCAGTTTGTGATACAAAGAGTTTTATCTATTTTTCCAATACGGTCACACTAAATTATTGTCATCCTATAACTCACGAGTAAAGACTGGAAAAGATAAAAAAACCGCAAGATTTGTTTTCTAACATTGCAAAAGCATAATGATAGGTTTTTTATTCTAGGGTAAAGATGATGGACAGTTTCTCATGATTGAATATGCGGCAATTCATCTGAGATGTGTTTCCAGTGTGTTGATTTTAATCCAGCTTATGTCATATATTCGTGCAATCAATAAAACAAAACAACTGTAGTGTTAAATGTGATGCTTTTGTCTATCAACGTCTAATCCGATTTGTGCTTAGCTGTTcgatttatttttgttattaccCAACATGGGAGTACCCATCATTCATCAACCTCCTCTCAGAACATCAAGTCCTATGAGCAAGTCTTTCATTTTGAGAAACGGAACCAATTTGAGTACAAAGTAGTTAAATTTATGAGCGGATTATAATGATAGAAGTCGGTGGATGTATATCAAGGGCAAGACTTGGCACCTTATGAACTGATGCTGCTTCCAGGCTTAGACAAGAATGTTTGTCGGAAAAAGGGTATAGCATTGTAGAACTTTTTCCTGTGGAAACAAGAAGCCGAAGAGTGTCAGCTTTGACATTAGTGAGTGTTTGCAAATGGTCCCCCAAGTCCTTGAGAGTAGCATTTTGATTAATCTCCACTGTGAACTTTTGTCCCCGCCATGTAACTAAGCAACTATGTGATTCTTCCTGTTGCCCCATGTTCTGCTACATGAAAGGGAAGCAACCCATATTTTAGAATAACTCGTTTAAgcttgattgagaatatattcCAGTGTACATAGATTTCCTTTATTCTCTTTGATTAGCATTACAGATCTGACTATTATCATATACACCTAATCTTACCTTAATTAACAATTCTGATATAATGATAAAATCAAAATTCCAtctcttaaaaaaaataaatcagcAAACACCAGAACAGTAAAATATTCAACGACAATCATAGTGCATAAATTTTCAATAGTAATTCATGATGAATCACATTCAATCAATCTATGATGCAAATAACACGagatgaaaataaatatatcagTAGAGGCCCACATAATTTCGATAAACAGATAGATAATGTCCATATTTCGAACTTTCTCAcaacaaatttcagataaaagttTTTCAACACAGCATGAGGCAAATACAGACGATCAACTGAAATACGAAGCTCAATTCCAATAATACAAACTAGGATATGGGATATTCATTACCCATTCATCACAAATTTCGAACATTTTCACAACAAATTTCAGCTCAACGGAATATAATCCGGTTCTCTGACATGAATCGACAACAAAAACAATTCAACCTACCACATCTTAATCCAGTTGTTTATGACAGAAGATTGTAAGCTAATTAAAACATTCGATCAATGAAATGAGAGAATTTACCCCAGTTTCCATGCGGTTTCTTCTTTCTCAAGACAATATTTTACAAATACAGAGGCCTGAATCTGGTCGCTGGTATTTATATATGGGCAGGATTTTAAAGCGCACTTTAGTATGGCTCAACTAATTTGGCTAATGTGATCGGTTGCGCGTTTGATCAAGTAAGCACTGACGTAAAAAAAAGGGCGTAAATACATTATAATCCCTTGATAGATAGATGACACAATGTCTTTatagatatatttttattgtaaatgatTATCTTATTTAATTAGATTCGAAAGATTTTTAGTTAAAATAAATATgacaaaataatatttgtaaAAATTTGTATGTtgtaatcttctcatataaatAGGGTGATTGTGTTCAATGAAAATTACACCTTAGTAGGAATGTTCAAACTTCGGATAAAACCGAAAATCCAAATAGAAAAAACCGGACACTGAATCGAACCAAAAATCGAATTTTATAATTCAGATATAAATGTTAAAACCGAAATTTATTTGGTTCGGTTTCGGATTATATATGTCAAAACCGAACCGACAGAAAAAGccgaaatttcattaaattaataattttatttttattatatatttttttagatgAATCAGATGATATCAGTGAatgatgaattattttgaataatatttagttgattgttgtttatgtaattcatttagactttatatttaaatgttttactaagaaatcatgtaaaaaaataacatattatattttacaatatatttatcttattaatttaaataattgcatCAAAACCGAAATAACCGATCGAAATAACCGAACCATTTCGGTAGAAAACttaaccgaaccgaaccgaaccgaaccaaAGAGAAATGGTTCGGATATCggattatatatttgtaaaactaaaataaaaaaccGAAAACCGAACCAAACTGACCGATGAACACCCCTATACCTGAGTATTgattcattattttatttttttatgaattctCTCTACTCATCTCTATTTATTTTATGGTTTATAACACGTTATTAGCATGATGTTGTAAACAACTTATAATGAACATATTTCTTGTTTTATTGATGCTATTGGAATAGCACAACGTGTTGTCAATACTCAATTTTATGAGATAGTTGTTAGTGCTCTAGAAGTAGCAAGAttataattattgatatattgGTGTCCATGAAATATCATGATATTGATGGCTCTAAAGTAGCATAAAAAGATTTTATATTGAGAGAAATTCATAATTAAGATATGATATAAGATTAAATATATTGAgaatctaaattttttttaaagaaattcatgataaatataTGATGTATGATTTTATATATTGAGAAACCGAAGATATTCACTTCTGATATATGATATTAGATCCAAGATCAATAAGtattactttaaaaatatagcTTTATgccaaaatatataaatatttataaaaaaatattggtcaaaagataaaaatttgttgATATTCATTAAGAATATTTACATAAGATCCAAGATTTGACAATATTCTTGAGGAATATTAATTTAATGTCCTTTTTGTTAAATGTTTTTTGAAGATATTATGAATTGAGAGAtttattacaattttttttaaaaaaatcgataTAAGATTTAAAATTGTCTATATTCCAAAAGAAGGTGATTAAAGCTCTAAGATCTATCAAAAGAAAATGTATGATATATTATTTGTCACTATTTTATGATGTATAGTAATTTCATGTTCAATGATGAACTGCATAGACTgtttgataatatatatatgaatatggGGCATTGAGACTACAACATTTAAAAGAGAATATATAGCAATGAGACCACAACGTCATCAATCGAAATAGAAAATAAGTTGTAAATCCAGTGAATTGATACCATCATCTTTATTAAATATCTATGATTATGGTAGTCTATGCACGATCATGACAGTGAGTTGAGCTTTGAATATTCACGTATTTCACATCTACTGTCACCGATTTTCAATTCCATATTTCATTGCAtgttatttttatgtttactaATATgcttatattatgtttgttaaaACTATCGTGCATCATCATATATAATTCTTCTGATAAATTCTTAAATCATGGCATAACCACGTGAATATGAGtaaatatctattttttttcttttaacctaatgttatttaatgaaacattattttatatagatattaatgattatttatTGATGAATATTATAAGATTTTAAGATTTGAAATAAAGACAAATCACATTTTGTGGATATAATTTTGACTAGtctcaaaattatttgattaaaattgtttttattttaaagtgctaataaataataaaatattgtattacatattgttgttttatatgtttatcAAACGTATgaacaaaaaatttaatgtGGAATGACATTAATGAGATATCAGATGTCGTTATTTGAAGTAAAAGATCTATTTGATAGATGTAAGAATTTGAAAAGATACGTAGAATTTGAAAAGATACGTTCAATTTCTCGATTTCATATCTTAGTTATAGTATTTTGTTTATTCAGAGAGAAATAAAGGAAGACAATAATCCAAAGTTGTCTAATTAATGTGATACATTCTATAAGATGAATACGATAGTGTCAATGAACACAACTGAtatcaaagaaaaatatattatctcAAATGAGATATGAATTATAAAATTGATACAAAATATTGAGATATACATCAAGCCTGATATAAATTTTGTGGATGTCGATGAGGTCTACGCAAATTATATTTTCATCGTATGTTGATATGAATGTATTCAGGATCTAGAAGATCATTTGATTGACGATGAAAAAAATGATGATATGCTTAATACAATGAAATAGTGATAAATATTGACATATATAGATTTGTGCATCCAATCCCAATATTGATTTTATATAAATAGTATATTATAAATCAGTAGTTCTAGAAGAGCTAATATTCTCCAAAAGTATCATCGATACAAATATTTTCAGAGTTTAGCATAATTGATTGGGTTGAgcattaaaattatataaatatttaacaaACTATTGATAGTGCACAAAGATGTTAATGATGAAGCCAAAATTTCCTGGATCGATAAACATGAAGATTTTTGAATCAAATATCCAGAAAATTTTATGTATTCTTATTTATGGCTTATCAAATTTGATACCACTATCATAAGCTCAAGTTGGCAGAAATTCTCGTATTATCTGGAATGAATAAATAATGTTGGCCCATGGAACGCAACTTGGTGTTTGCGAAAATACCTGAGAAAAATTTCCAGAATATATAATCAATACAAGCttgattaaaagaaaaaaatatgaatGTCAGTTGTATGATTATAAATACGTTGGTTTAGTTGATTTATTTTGTCTCCAATCAACTATTGAAAACATTGATTTTGATAATAAATGCATCATATTTTGGGGATATCTGAAATATAAGTTGTATATATTATGTCAACTGATAATGTGTTATGTGCGACAATTGCACTAGAGTAAATCTTTTGAAGATATTGTAGATATGTTGGAAATAATTTGAATCTTATGGTCAAATATTTTGAGCAATGAGATCTTTATGGCGTAATTTCTCATTTGTTATTATTGTAAAACTACATTTCCAACATTGCAGGGGAGAAAATAGaagcaaaaaaatatttttgagatcGATCCCAATGTAATTTCAAGTGAACATGAAGTTCCAagtttaaatatcaaaatatgtTATTTGATCTTGTGTATATGATCAATTATACTATTTAGCTTCATTAATGTTCTATTTGAACAATGTATACGACTCATTTGAAGCGACGAAGAACCCCTTTGAAGAAAATGAATGAATATCTCAATGTCAAAAGAATAATGAAGGCTAGTCGTTATGAAAGAAATTGATATCCTACAGGATATCTTATATTACTTGTAAGTAAACATAAAAGACGTTAAAATCGTGATGGAccaaatattttaatgaatcCAATTTGGATGGTCTTATTCATGAAGAATAACAAATATATTAAAAGATGATATTTCACATATTATTTGGaatcaaaatgatataattattAACGTGTTTTTGCTATAATGCAAAATTATGATTATCTTAAAATACAATTTGTAGCAAttgtcaataaaaataattgacaAATGACATGTGAAATATGAGTACACTTTAGCTCAAAGTTTTTAACCCAAAGTCGgttataagaaaatattttcagttgTCATGGATTAGTTAATTTGACAgtgatatatataaaaaaaatcctcTTACGATTTGGGTGTCAAATGGATTTAGATTCAATGTCCAAAACT
This window contains:
- the LOC142518200 gene encoding uncharacterized protein LOC142518200 isoform X3, whose product is METGQNMGQQEESHSCLVTWRGQKFTVEINQNATLKDLGDHLQTLTNVKADTLRLLVSTGKSSTMLYPFSDKHSCLSLEAASVHKGKAVRMMGVLEDEVNEVLQNEKVDLRIAGFDEEAKRLRRKISNRPYTTHKLPQGPYIFCDFRTLSLPGVELNPPTSKALELLHMLASDPGIVSIMNKHHWRVGILTEMAPIGYVGVSPKCILGVNKNHGEEISLRLRTDDFHGFRKYESIKKTLLHELAHMVYSDHDANFYALDSQLNKEAATLDWTKSRGHTLSGFTHSVQYEEEFDINRNETSSQKLGGRTSILPDARASSASAAYQRLANSSTALLRSSMNALEPDTDVDYKDEFLELKSYVESGEIHADMEVDPDNSQVSEILSPPQTLGCEESNHDVSSARIGPSYPGALQKTLEPEHDDSGADGYPRFQNTVRCDQMDSHTCAATDIPCHFEPKQNDSQEVAMTEPDSGEISSRSQTVQSNSDDPKLQIIQDPVTMVCDRLQNAIQLLRNEVSHSEAGVILHTLIKIISNVIEHPNELKFKKLRKVNPVIQKNIVGYKAAMDILIMVGFCEDVMDGNGKAETFLVLKRNDPGLLWLAKSTIETYIAL
- the LOC142518200 gene encoding uncharacterized protein LOC142518200 isoform X2; the encoded protein is METGNMGQQEESHSCLVTWRGQKFTVEINQNATLKDLGDHLQTLTNVKADTLRLLVSTGKSSTMLYPFSDKHSCLSLEAASVHKGKAVRMMGVLEDEVNEVLQNEKVDLRIAGFDEEAKRLRRKISNRPYTTHKLPQGPYIFCDFRTLSLPGVELNPPTSKALELLHMLASDPGIVSIMNKHHWRVGILTEMAPIGYVGVSPKCILGVNKNHGEEISLRLRTDDFHGFRKYESIKKTLLHELAHMVYSDHDANFYALDSQLNKEAATLDWTKSRGHTLSGFTHSVQYEEEFDINRNETSSQKLGGRTSILPDARASSASAAYQRLANSSTALLRSSMIAGKLTCIANSGVCFHNQNALEPDTDVDYKDEFLELKSYVESGEIHADMEVDPDNSQVSEILSPPQTLGCEESNHDVSSARIGPSYPGALQKTLEPEHDDSGADGYPRFQNTVRCDQMDSHTCAATDIPCHFEPKQNDSQEVAMTEPDSGEISSRSQTVQSNSDDPKLQIIQDPVTMVCDRLQNAIQLLRNEVSHSEAGVILHTLIKIISNVIEHPNELKFKKLRKVNPVIQKNIVGYKAAMDILIMVGFCEDVMDGNGKAETFLVLKRNDPGLLWLAKSTIETYIAL
- the LOC142518200 gene encoding uncharacterized protein LOC142518200 isoform X1 — protein: METGQNMGQQEESHSCLVTWRGQKFTVEINQNATLKDLGDHLQTLTNVKADTLRLLVSTGKSSTMLYPFSDKHSCLSLEAASVHKGKAVRMMGVLEDEVNEVLQNEKVDLRIAGFDEEAKRLRRKISNRPYTTHKLPQGPYIFCDFRTLSLPGVELNPPTSKALELLHMLASDPGIVSIMNKHHWRVGILTEMAPIGYVGVSPKCILGVNKNHGEEISLRLRTDDFHGFRKYESIKKTLLHELAHMVYSDHDANFYALDSQLNKEAATLDWTKSRGHTLSGFTHSVQYEEEFDINRNETSSQKLGGRTSILPDARASSASAAYQRLANSSTALLRSSMIAGKLTCIANSGVCFHNQNALEPDTDVDYKDEFLELKSYVESGEIHADMEVDPDNSQVSEILSPPQTLGCEESNHDVSSARIGPSYPGALQKTLEPEHDDSGADGYPRFQNTVRCDQMDSHTCAATDIPCHFEPKQNDSQEVAMTEPDSGEISSRSQTVQSNSDDPKLQIIQDPVTMVCDRLQNAIQLLRNEVSHSEAGVILHTLIKIISNVIEHPNELKFKKLRKVNPVIQKNIVGYKAAMDILIMVGFCEDVMDGNGKAETFLVLKRNDPGLLWLAKSTIETYIAL
- the LOC142518200 gene encoding uncharacterized protein LOC142518200 isoform X4, with the protein product METGQNMGQQEESHSCLVTWRGQKFTVEINQNATLKDLGDHLQTLTNVKADTLRLLVSTGKSSTMLYPFSDKHSCLSLEAASVHKGKAVRMMGVLEDEVNEVLQNEKVDLRIAGFDEEAKRLRRKISNRPYTTHKLPQGPYIFCDFRTLSLPGVELNPPTSKALELLHMLASDPGIVSIMNKHHWRVGILTEMAPIGYVGVSPKCILGVNKNHGEEISLRLRTDDFHGFRKYESIKKTLLHELAHMVYSDHDANFYALDSQLNKEAATLDWTKSRGHTLSGFTHSVQYEEEFDINRNETSSQKLGGRTSILPDARASSASAAYQRLANSSTALLRSSMIAGKLTCIANSGVCFHNQNALEPDTDVDYKDEFLELKSYVESGEIHADMEVDPDNSQVSEILSPPQTLGCEESNHDVSSARIGPSYPGALQKTLEPEHDDSGADGYPRFQNTEVAMTEPDSGEISSRSQTVQSNSDDPKLQIIQDPVTMVCDRLQNAIQLLRNEVSHSEAGVILHTLIKIISNVIEHPNELKFKKLRKVNPVIQKNIVGYKAAMDILIMVGFCEDVMDGNGKAETFLVLKRNDPGLLWLAKSTIETYIAL